A stretch of DNA from Cyanobium sp. AMD-g:
TCATGCGCCGGCGTGCCTTCCTCAACCACCTGCTCGACCACAAGAGCCCCAAGCGCAAGCGCTATCTGGGGACCATGGCGGTGGTTGACGATCGCGACCACGACAACGTGGCCCGGATGCTGCCCTACGCCGGCTGAGTCCGGTTGAGCTCCTTCCGGAGTTGCCGCCGTCCTGATTTTCCACCCCGTCTTCCACCCCAAGCTCACCTCCCATGGCCCGCGTCAAGAGGGGCAACGTCGCCCGCAAACGCCGCAACAAGATCCTTCGTCTCGCCCGCGGCTTCCAGGGGAGCAACGGCAGCCTGTTCCGCACCGCCAACCAGCGGGTCATGAAGGCCCTCTGCAACGCCTACCGCGACCGTCGCCGCCGCAAGCGTGACTTCCGCCGCCTCTGGATCGCCAGGATCAACGCCGCCGCCCGCATGAACGGCCTCAGCTACAGCAAGCTGATCGGCGGCCTCAAGCGGGCCGACGTGCGCCTCAACCGCAAGATGCTGGCCCAGCTGGCTGTCGCCGATCCCACCAGCTTCACCGCCGTGGCCACCGCGGCAGGCCACTGACGCCTTCCCCCCCGTTCCGACCGTCCGGCCGGCCCCGATGAACGACCTGCTGCCCCAGGCCTACCTGCTGGGACTGATCGCCCTGCTGGGCGTGGCGGCCGTCGTGGTCGCCCGCCAGATCCTCCGGGTTCGCCAAGACGAACTCGCCATGGCCCGGCTGGGGGGCAACGACAAGGCCGGCGGCACCCCCAGGGATGTGACCACCCTGTACGAGCTGGCGTCCGTACAGCTGCGCAAGCGCCTCTATGCCGAGGCGCAGGTGAACCTCAAGCAAGCGCTGAAGCTGGCGGACGCCGAAAACGCCCCCGCCGAAGCTCGGGCGCTGATGGAGAACGCCCTCGGCTTCACCCTCGCGGCCCAGAACAATTACGCCGCTGCCGTGCGGCACTACCGGGCCGCCCTCAGGGCCAAGGCTGACTATCCGGTGGCGATCAACAACCTGGCTTTCGCCTTGGAGAAGCAGTCGAAGCCGGACGAAGCCAGGACCCTCTATGAGCGGGTGCTGCAGCTGGAAGCCACCAACAAGACGGCCCGTAAACGGCTCTCGATCCTTGAACGCCGCACCGGCCAGGAGGCCGGCGGCAAAGCCTCCTGAAGCCCTGAAGCAAGGTTCACCAGAGGCCGCGCACCGGTGATTCACTCGCCGCTGGGCCGGCAGGGCGGGCAGACGTGGTTTCCGGAATCAGCTGCAGGCGCCCTCCCGGGGTCGTGAGGCGCGGCGCGCGCCAGCCACTCAGGGACAGGCCCTGCACGCTCTGAAAGGCGCCACCGGGCTCCAGCGCGCCGCCGAGGGGATCCCCCAGCAGCAGCAGATCCAGCTGGTCCGACTTCGCATTGAGGTTGCCCTGCACTGGTGACTCGACCCCGCCGATGCCGATCGCACCACGCAGATCGACCATCTGGCCCATCGGCGTGGCCCCATCGATGCGCAGCTGGACGGGCACGGCAGGACCACCACTGAACGACTGGTACCGGCCGCTCCAGCGACGGGGCAGCTGTTCGGCGATCAGGCGGGCCCGGGCGATCGGATCGAAGGTCTCGACCTCGCCGCTGGCTCCGCCCTCCTGCTCGATCCCCTGGATCACGGGGGCGGTGAACGGCACGAACCCGTCGGCCGGCAGGGGGCTGGCGGCGAGCAGCAGGGGCAGGGCGGCCAGAGGCACCGGCATGACGTGGGTCTCGTGGACAAAGGGCAGACTAATCGGGATGCGCCCGTCCGCCGCCGGCTTCCGACCTTGACCGCCATCGCCCCCCCTGATGACTCCCACGACGATCTGGTGATCGCCGGCCGCCGCTTCCGCAGCCGTCTGATGACCGGCACCGGCAAGTACCCAAGCCTGGAGGCCATGCAGGCCAGCCTGGAGGCCAGCGGCTGCGAGATCGTCACCGTGGCAGTCCGGCGGGTCCAGAGCGGTGCCCCGGGCCACGGCGGGCTGATGGAGGCGATCGACTGGAGCCGGATCTGGATGCTGCCCAACACGGCCGGCTGCGCCACCGCCGAGGAGGCGGTGCGGGTGGCCCGGCTGGGCCGGGAGCTGGCACGGCTGGCGGGCCAGGAGGACAACAACTTCGTGAAGCTGGAGGTGATCCCCGATTCCCGCCACCTGCTGCCCGACCCCTTCGGCACCCTCGAGGCCGCCGAACAGCTGGTGAAAGAGGGTTTTGCCGTGTTGCCCTACATCAATGCCGATCCCCTGCTGGCCAAGCGGCTGGAGGAGGCAGGGTGCGCCACGGTGATGCCGCTGGGATCGCCGATCGGCTCGGGCCAGGGCATCCGCAACGCCGCCAACATCGCCCTGATCATCGAAAGCGCCGGCATCCCGGTGGTGGTGGATGCGGGCCTCGGGGTGCCCAGCGAAGCCGCCCAGGCGATGGAGATGGGCGCCGACGCCCTGTTGATCAACAGCGCCATCGCCCTGGCGGGAGATCCGGCGGCGATGGCGAGGGCGATGGCCCTGGCCACCGAAGCCGGCCGCACCGCCCTGCTGGCGGGGCGACTGCCCCAGCGGGCCGACGCCAGGGCCAGTTCACCGCTGGAGGGTCGTGTGACGAACCATTGACGATCCAACTGATCCAGGCCGCCCTCCATAGGGTTTGCCGCACACCGATTCCCCAGCCATGCAGGTCACCGAAGAAGACGGCGGCAAGCTGAATGCCTTTGCCAAAGAGCCCCGCATGGTGCTCCAGGAGCAGGGGGAGACCAGCGGCGCCAACCGGATTCTGCTGATCGGCGGCCTCGTGCTGGTGGCCGTGATGGTGGCCGTGGCGGCCGGCATCAGCTGAGACCGGAGGGCCATCTGAGGCCTGTAGTAGCTTGCCCGTCTGAGCAACCGCTCGTTCAGGAGTCTGGGGTGAAGGTTCTCGTTCTCGGCGGCGACGGCTTCTGTGGTTGGCCCTGTGCCGTGAACCTGGCCGAAGCCGGACATGACGTTGTCATCGTCGACAACCTCAGTCGGCGCAAGATCGACATCGACCTGGGCGTCGAGTCGCTCACGCCGATCGCCACCATCCAGGACCGCCTGCGGGCCTGGGACCAGGTGGGCGGCCGCACGATGACCTTCGTGCATCTCGACATCGCCAGGGAGTACGACCGGCTGGTGGAGTTGCTGCGCAGCGAGCGCCCCTCGGCCATCGTCCACTTCGCCGAGCAGCGGGCCGCCCCCTACTCGATG
This window harbors:
- a CDS encoding tetratricopeptide repeat protein, whose amino-acid sequence is MNDLLPQAYLLGLIALLGVAAVVVARQILRVRQDELAMARLGGNDKAGGTPRDVTTLYELASVQLRKRLYAEAQVNLKQALKLADAENAPAEARALMENALGFTLAAQNNYAAAVRHYRAALRAKADYPVAINNLAFALEKQSKPDEARTLYERVLQLEATNKTARKRLSILERRTGQEAGGKAS
- the psb34 gene encoding photosystem II assembly protein Psb34, whose protein sequence is MQVTEEDGGKLNAFAKEPRMVLQEQGETSGANRILLIGGLVLVAVMVAVAAGIS
- the rplT gene encoding 50S ribosomal protein L20, with protein sequence MARVKRGNVARKRRNKILRLARGFQGSNGSLFRTANQRVMKALCNAYRDRRRRKRDFRRLWIARINAAARMNGLSYSKLIGGLKRADVRLNRKMLAQLAVADPTSFTAVATAAGH
- a CDS encoding thiazole synthase, whose product is MTAIAPPDDSHDDLVIAGRRFRSRLMTGTGKYPSLEAMQASLEASGCEIVTVAVRRVQSGAPGHGGLMEAIDWSRIWMLPNTAGCATAEEAVRVARLGRELARLAGQEDNNFVKLEVIPDSRHLLPDPFGTLEAAEQLVKEGFAVLPYINADPLLAKRLEEAGCATVMPLGSPIGSGQGIRNAANIALIIESAGIPVVVDAGLGVPSEAAQAMEMGADALLINSAIALAGDPAAMARAMALATEAGRTALLAGRLPQRADARASSPLEGRVTNH
- the rpmI gene encoding 50S ribosomal protein L35 gives rise to the protein MPKLKTRKAAAKRFKATGTGKFMRRRAFLNHLLDHKSPKRKRYLGTMAVVDDRDHDNVARMLPYAG